In a genomic window of Pieris brassicae chromosome 7, ilPieBrab1.1, whole genome shotgun sequence:
- the LOC123711819 gene encoding peptidyl-tRNA hydrolase ICT1, mitochondrial, with protein MASRFIPLRLSLLRLVSQNGSLSTLQRTISYKSAISLNTIYPNSSLKLTTPAFTPNSDEKFSGFIPLNKVDISYSASSGPGGQNVNKVHTKVDLRFKLDEADWIPTDIREKMLQTHGKKLTKEGYLIVRSDITRSQQLNLADCLRKLRSMIRNSAITENKADPETEERIRQRHLKASRLRVSIKREEAYKRAMRRPPTVVDL; from the exons ATGGCTTCAAGATTCATACCTTTAAGATTATCGCTTTTGCGGCTTGTATCGCAAAATGGATCGTTATCTACATTGCAAAGGACAATCTCATATAAAAGTGCAATTTCTTTGAATACTATTTATCCAAATAGTTCTTTAAAGCTCACCACTCCTGCCTTT acTCCAAATTCAGACGAAAAGTTCTCAGGTTTCATTCCTCTTAATAAAGTAGATATAAGCTACAGTGCTAGCTCAGGCCCTGGAGGACAGAATGTTAACAAA GTACATACTAAAGTGGACCTCAGATTTAAATTAGATGAAGCCGACTGGATACCCACAGATATAAGAGAGAAAATGTTGCAAACt CATGGAAAGAAACTTACAAAGGAAGGTTATTTAATTGTTCGCTCTGACATAACTCGCTCCCAGCAACTGAACCTTGCTGATTGTTTACGGAAACTTCGCTCTATGATACGCAATTCAGCAATTACTGAAAACAAAGCTGATCCAGAAACTGAAGAAAGGATTAGACAGAG ACATTTAAAAGCATCACGACTGCGGGTCAGCATCAAGAGAGAGGAAGCTTACAAGCGTGCCATGAGGCGGCCACCTACTGTTGTTGATTTATGA
- the LOC123711818 gene encoding clusterin-associated protein 1, whose translation MSYRDLRNFSEDMRALGFPEHISLESFRTPNWDLLDSCLRWLAARLEPDAVLAGGKDTVEQRIAMVMHAVEIFHSRANLKLNGKKVYGADGWAVRELLKVAALLRTALETPPPVDRPEHVPLLYDVTSRIGEIKQARSLATDITAQGAYLHDLLVKEPENKESRSRALSRPLDSSATEAALRRASSAVEDRVAATREAAEAASGSEAALVAKTERRRAELQRAEKRLRTVQKIKPMYQSELTALETEIEQLWDQYVVRYRCVEALKHQLSLLETAQNESAEEQQASILQLIHKYETEDVLGKLSDSDEMNSSGDERESKPRAASRPRTRLRIKTAGTTIPENRGVWAGRDSLDIRDEDDSDTESDPDVSDTQLFGTSGDSGRAARWSRRPGTRTLTHDGHYADLGLGLERKPAGPEEGDSLGSSSESELRLSSPKLGRNSALSDNEF comes from the exons atgtcCTATAGAGATTTAAGAA ATTTCAGTGAAGATATGCGTGCGCTAGGTTTTCCTGAGCATATATCCTTGGAAAGCTTTCGCACGCCCAATTGGGATTTGTTGGACTCTTGCCTTCGATGGCTGGCAGCCAGGTTAGAACCTGATGCTGTACTGGCTGGCGGCAAGGATACGGTGGAGCAAAGAATTGCCATGGTTATGCATGCTGTGGAAATCTTT CATTCCCGTGCAAACTTGAAGCTGAATGGCAAGAAAGTTTATGGAGCGGACGGATGGGCAGTTCGTGAGTTGCTGAAGGTGGCGGCGCTGCTGCGCACGGCCTTGGAGACGCCGCCACCTGTGGACCGCCCGGAACACGTACCTTTGCTGTATGACGTCACCTCACGG ATTGGCGAAATAAAGCAAGCTCGCAGTTTGGCCACAGACATCACGGCGCAGGGGGCTTATCTGCACGACTTGTTGGTGAAGGAACCGGAGAATAAG GAGTCTCGCAGCCGCGCCCTGTCTCGTCCGCTGGACTCCAGTGCAACGGAAGCGGCGCTGCGTCGGGCCTCATCGGCGGTGGAAGATCGCGTCGCGGCGACTCGCGAGGCGGCGGAGGCGGCGTCGGGGAGCGAGGCCGCTCTAGTCGCGAAGACTGAGCGGCGGCGGGCTGAGTTGCAGCGTGCAGAGAAGCGCCTGCGCACGGTGCAGAAAATCAA GCCTATGTACCAATCGGAGCTGACGGCTCTAGAAACAGAAATCGAACAGCTTTGGGATCAGTACGTGGTGAGGTACCGGTGTGTGGAGGCGCTTAAGCATCAGCTCAGTTTGTTGGAAACGGCACAGAATGAG tCTGCCGAAGAGCAGCAGGCGTCGATCCTACAGCTGATTCACAAATATGAAACCGAAGACGTGTTGGGGAAGCTCAGTGACTCTG ATGAGATGAACTCCAGCGGGGACGAAAGGGAGTCAAAGCCGCGAGCCGcctctcgtcctcggacgaggCTGCGGATCAAGACTGCAG gaACCACCATCCCGGAGAATCGCGGGGTGTGGGCGGGACGTGACTCGCTGGACATTCGGGACGAAGACGACTCCGACACCGAATCCGATCCGGACGTCTCCGATACTCAGCTCTTCG GGACGTCGGGTGACAGTGGGCGGGCGGCGCGTTGGTCTCGTCGTCCTGGCACGCGCACCTTGACCCACGACGGACACTACGCGGACCTCGGCCTAG GGTTGGAGCGCAAGCCGGCGGGGCCCGAGGAAGGAGACTCCCTCGGGAGTTCTTCGGAGAGCGAGCTGCGTCTCTCCAGTCCCAAACTCGGCCGCAACTCGGCCTTAAGCGACAATGAGTTCTGA